The genomic segment GCGCCATTGCCCTGCTGATTGTCGAACTGCTGCCCACGCAGCTGATTATGATTTTCGGCGCGGCGAACGAGAGTGTCTTTTATACCGAATTTGCCGTCCGTTCCTTCCGCATTTACCTCTGCATGATGATCTTCGCCTGTGTGAACAAAGCGACATTTATTTTCCTGCAGTCGGTCGGCAAGGCCTTTGCTTCCACGATGCTCTCGATGATCCGTGAAATTGTGTTCGGTGTGGGACTGGCACTGCTGCTCCCGCTGTTCTTCGGACTGGACGGCGTTCTCTATTCCATGCCGGTCTCGGACATCCTCACCTTCGTCGTATCTGTGATCATTATCATTGCAACTTACAAATCCCTTCATAAGAAGCCTGAAACCACCGCTGTTGAAAATTATGATATGGAGGAAGCCTAAATGTCTAAACAAATTATCACGATCAGCCGCGAATTCGGAAGCGGCGGCAGGAGCATCGCCAAGGCGCTTGCCGAAAATCTTGGAATCAAATATTACGATAAAGAGCTTGTAAAACAGGTCTCGCTTGAAACCGGTTTCGCGCAGAATTTCATCGAAGAACACGGAGAATATGCACAATCCAAGAGTAAATTCGAATCCTTCTTCGGTCAAACCGGCACGCCCGGCGTCATGAACGGCCTCTCTGCGGACGATTTTCTTTGGTGCATCCAACGGGACGTGATACAACAGATCGCCGAAAAAGAGCCGTGCGTGATTGTCGGCAGATGCGCGGATTACATTCTCAAAGACCGCAGCGACTGTCTTCACGTCTTCATTCATGCGGATATGGCTTATCGCGCGGAGCGTATCGTCCGGCTCTACGGCCAGTCTGAAAATACGCCGGAAAAACGCATCAGTGATAAAGACGCGCGGCGCAGTGTCTATTATAAACAGTTCACCGGCAGGGATTGGGGCATGGCGCAAAACTATCACATTACGCTCAACAGCGGTGTCATCGGTATCGACAAATGCGTCGCCATCCTCGAAGATTTATATAAACAATAAAGAGCATAACACAAATTGCATAATAAAAGCGGCGGCAGTCACCGGTTGGGTAATTGCCGCCGCTTTTTAAAATTTTCTGCTCTGCCGTTCATCAAAGAAACGTCTATGAAAAGATCAAACTCTGTTTCGCCGCCAAAGATGCCGAACATCGGGAAGTGCCATTACGCGCACTTACCTCTCAGTCAATCACAGTAATCCGTTTTGCTCTAACGCACCGCTCCTTTCGAATATTGTGGATATTTTCCCTGAAACAACAAATAGTTTTTTGCGTGTTTGGATTCCCTCGAAATGGCGTTGCAACTTAAATCATTGCTTTTTCTTGCTCTTGCTGGTCAAAATAACGACCACAAGAGCAATGATAATCAACAGAAATCCAATTATAATGTACACTGCGTTTTGTTGAATCATCTCCGTAAAGCCACCGGAAACGGCGTTTTCATCTTGTACAACGGCAGCACTCGCTTCATCGGAAAAAATTGCGGCATCGGCCGATTGTGTGCCTGTTGCTTCCGTTGATGAAGCATCAGCGACTGCTTCCGGTAATGCCGCGGCTTCAGATGAAATCACATCTGTCGACTGTGTGGAGACAGTGGCGGAAGACGAAATAGAAGACACTGCCGAGGTTATTGCGGACGAAGCTGAAGATGTCCCCGAAGAAACCGTAACGGATTCCGCCGCTGAGCTTTGCGAAGAAACCGGCGCTGATGAACCCGCTGTATCCGCGGATGAGGTGGCCGATGTCGTGACAGATGACGAAGTTGTAAACGACGGTAAAGAGATCATCGACGGAACGGAAGGCGCCGTCGATAATGAAACAAATGAAGTCGAAGGAATGACAATAGACGGGGAAGATGATGTGCTTGATAAAGAGGAAGTCAACGACGGAAAGGAGATCATCGACGGCGTTGAAGACAATGAAAGAATCGACGGAATAGAACCCGTTGGGAGTGAGACTGACAGCGATGCGAATACGGAGTTGAACATAATCACCATACATAGCAGCATCGCGGCAATCAACAGAAACTTGGTTTTCTTCATAAAAATCACCTTTCTATTCTTTTTTGTTTTATTTTCTCTATATCTATTTTTATTATATGAAAGATCAAAATATTTGTAAATACAATTTTCGAATATTTTCAATATACAGTCATCATATTTTCAACAAAAAATCACAATATTAAATAAAGTATTAAATGATATAAAAACCGCGAAACTTTTTAAAAATATAAAACCCGGCAGTCATCGAGATGATGACTGCCGGGTTCCGATTGTTTCTCTTATAAAGTTGCAATCAATGTTTTCGGGTCTCTGTATTCCAGTCCCAAACTGTCCGCCGCGTTTTGGCAGGTCATATAGCCCTTCGCGGTGTTCAGACCCTTCATCAGGCCTTCATCTTCGAGCAGCGCACGGGAGACACCCTTGTTCGCGAGATTGACCAGATACGGCATCGTCGCCGATTCGAGTGCCAACGTCGAGGTACGGGGTACCGCGCCCGGCATATTAGCCACCGAATAATGAATCACGCCGAACTTTTCATAAGTGGGATTGTCGTGGGTCGTCGCATGATCGATGGTCTCGATCGAGCCGCCCTGATCGATGGCGACGTCGACGATGACCGAGCCCTTTTTCATGGTCTTGACCATATCCGCAGTTACGATTTTCGGCGCGCTCTTGCCCGGAACCAAAACGGCTCCGACCAGCAGATCGGCGTCTTTCACCGTCTGCGCCGCATTATAGGCATTGTAGACCAGCGTCTTCAGCCGTCCGCCGAAAATGTCGTCGAGATAGCGCAGACGCGGCAGGCTGATATCCAGAATGGTTACGTCCGCACCCAGCCCGAGGGCAATTTTCGCGGCGTTGGTGCCGACTGTGCCGCCGCCGACAATCACGACCTTGGCGGGCAAAACTCCCGCGACGCCGCCGAGCAGCACGCCCAGCCCGCCGTTCGGTTTTTGCAGATAATTCGCGCCGACTTGAATCGACATCCGCCCCGCGACCTCGCTCATCGGGGCCAAAAGCGGCAGCGTGCCGTCCTTTTGCACGGTTTCAAATGCGATACCCGTGACCTTTTTATCGAGCAGCGCTTTTGCAAGAGGCGGATTCGGGGCAAGGTGTAAATAGGTATAAAGCGTTTGTCCCTCGTGGAACAAATCATATTCCGATGCCAGCGGTTCCTTAACTTTGACGATGATGTTTGCGCGGTCGAAAATACTCTTTTTGTCGCTCTCGACAGCTGCACCCGCTTCAATGTACTCTGCGTCTGTGAATCCGCTGCCTTCGCCGGCGCCGGTTTCGACCAGCACGGTGTGTCCCTCGCGCGCCAGTACATGTGCGCCGCCCGGGGTGAGCCCCACTCTGAACTCATTGTTCTTAATTTCTTTGATCACGCCGATAACCACGGTAAGACCTTCTTTATAATCAGGTTATTCCGGGTAGACCGATTCGTTGTTTTTACAGGTGGCAAGCACGACGTTGGTGTAGGTCTTAATGACGCCGGAAACGCCTTTGATCTTGTTCAGCAGTTTTTCGAGCGTCGAGGGGTTGTTTG from the Oscillospiraceae bacterium genome contains:
- the ald gene encoding alanine dehydrogenase is translated as MVIGVIKEIKNNEFRVGLTPGGAHVLAREGHTVLVETGAGEGSGFTDAEYIEAGAAVESDKKSIFDRANIIVKVKEPLASEYDLFHEGQTLYTYLHLAPNPPLAKALLDKKVTGIAFETVQKDGTLPLLAPMSEVAGRMSIQVGANYLQKPNGGLGVLLGGVAGVLPAKVVIVGGGTVGTNAAKIALGLGADVTILDISLPRLRYLDDIFGGRLKTLVYNAYNAAQTVKDADLLVGAVLVPGKSAPKIVTADMVKTMKKGSVIVDVAIDQGGSIETIDHATTHDNPTYEKFGVIHYSVANMPGAVPRTSTLALESATMPYLVNLANKGVSRALLEDEGLMKGLNTAKGYMTCQNAADSLGLEYRDPKTLIATL
- a CDS encoding cytidylate kinase-like family protein; protein product: MSKQIITISREFGSGGRSIAKALAENLGIKYYDKELVKQVSLETGFAQNFIEEHGEYAQSKSKFESFFGQTGTPGVMNGLSADDFLWCIQRDVIQQIAEKEPCVIVGRCADYILKDRSDCLHVFIHADMAYRAERIVRLYGQSENTPEKRISDKDARRSVYYKQFTGRDWGMAQNYHITLNSGVIGIDKCVAILEDLYKQ